The segment TTCCTCTCGCAGAAGAGCTTATTTATCATAGGATTGTGCGAGAGATCGAGCTTCTTAAATCCACAATTAGCCATATTGATGTACTCGAGCTTGGTGTTCTTAGAGAAGTCTGGATCGAAGGTAAAGTTGATTTTCTTGATCGCAAGCATCTTGAGCTCGGGAAGACCAGAGAGGAAGTCGAGTGAGGTGAGCTTCTTGTTGAGATTGAGGTTCAGCTCCTCTAGTAGAGGATTGTTTGATAGATCTAGCGTGGTCAGATTATTACCCCCGAGGTGTAGCTGCTTGAGCTTGGGGTTGTGAGAGACGTCTAGTGACTTCATACCTATTAGGTCAGCCTTGAAGACCTCTAGCTTGGGTAGCATAGAGAGATCTACGGTCTTGAGATCATAATTCATACTGCACTGTACGAAGGTGAGGTCGGGACACTTAGAGAGGTCTAGTGAGGTGAGCTCGGTCTTTTCGCAGTAGAGTATCCTTAGCTTAGGATTGTGTGTTAGATCGAGTGTGCCGAGTTTGTTACCACTGAGCACAGCCACCTCAAGCTCTGGCAGCTTAGAGAGGTCTATCGCCGTGAGCATAGAATTCTGCACACCGAGCTCTCTGAGCTTAGGATTCTGCGAGAGGTCTAGCTTCTTAATCATATTTGAGTGGCAAAAGAGCTTCTCAAGATCAGTCTGCCCAGTGACGTCGAGCTCCATGATCCCTGTCTGGTAGCACCATAGCTCCTTAAGGGTATTGATCTTGGAGAGATCGATAGCGGTGAGTGCTGTCTTATTGAGATTGAGGTAGGTGATGGGACCATAGATAGTCGTCTTGGTCAGATCTTTGGGCAGGTCGATAGGTCTCTTTTCGGTTCCCTTTTGGATCTTCTCATTGTCCTGGCACTGACCGTCACCATTGAGGTCTATCCAGCAGCCGTCTACGGGAGCGACGACACCTATGAGGAGCGAGGCGTTTTCGTCATCGGTGATGAAGGTTAGATCGATGCTGGGCTCCATGAGCGGTGTCTGAGCCTTCGTCTGTGTAGCTACTCCTAGCAGAGTCATAGCCAGGAGTAGGAGTAAGGTGTATTGTCTTTTCATAAGATAAAGTGTGTGTATAGTGAATAGTGCTGATCTACAGAATGAGCGCTAGTCCATGGATCAGACAGATCATCTTCAAAGGTACGAAAAAAAGGGGAGAGGCGAGTCTCAACTCTTGTCGCTAAGCGCGCTTACGATAGGTTAGGATGGCAGCAGCACCGTTGACCACGGCAAAAACAGAGAGCGCTGTCAACTCGCG is part of the Porphyromonas asaccharolytica DSM 20707 genome and harbors:
- a CDS encoding T9SS type A sorting domain-containing protein, translating into MKRQYTLLLLLAMTLLGVATQTKAQTPLMEPSIDLTFITDDENASLLIGVVAPVDGCWIDLNGDGQCQDNEKIQKGTEKRPIDLPKDLTKTTIYGPITYLNLNKTALTAIDLSKINTLKELWCYQTGIMELDVTGQTDLEKLFCHSNMIKKLDLSQNPKLRELGVQNSMLTAIDLSKLPELEVAVLSGNKLGTLDLTHNPKLRILYCEKTELTSLDLSKCPDLTFVQCSMNYDLKTVDLSMLPKLEVFKADLIGMKSLDVSHNPKLKQLHLGGNNLTTLDLSNNPLLEELNLNLNKKLTSLDFLSGLPELKMLAIKKINFTFDPDFSKNTKLEYINMANCGFKKLDLSHNPMINKLFCERNELTELDLTKTPKLLDFIAFENNLTSLDFSACKQLQYADISVNAIDEHAMQVIVESIPKFKLLDPTFLAAGRFIAIDIAEGEEKNDITDRQVKVATGKGWELMNGNAGDPQPYPGRSTVSVTQLATTETAIYYNSADERLYVRLAETMPATLLKVYAASGEELLSEVYDQDDSSIYVGYLPQGAYIVQVGDTTYKFVKR